From Leptospira langatensis, the proteins below share one genomic window:
- a CDS encoding GDSL-type esterase/lipase family protein: MKALGICFFLLSLISCSVFQPRTVYDYYNPAFKCVDKVGIRDSEEWEAYQKLYLAAVLAYTKENEKLKKANIVFVGNSLIAGIPADLTQANFPGAVNRGIAGDMTELLLDRLDTTVLNLKPSTVILEIGGNDIRDGKCLDYIEGIHRKLIQKIRKGLPNTKILILGIPPVLSRNVNSISPIVNAWLLRIANENQNVQFLDIWPEFRQKEIPFIREELALSYNGKKDPIHINRDAYIIWLRKMKSIVR, encoded by the coding sequence ATGAAAGCGTTAGGGATTTGTTTTTTTCTTCTTTCCCTAATATCTTGTTCTGTTTTTCAACCCAGGACAGTATACGACTATTATAACCCGGCTTTCAAATGTGTGGATAAGGTAGGTATTCGAGATTCAGAAGAATGGGAAGCCTACCAAAAATTGTATCTGGCAGCGGTTCTCGCATATACTAAAGAGAACGAAAAATTAAAAAAAGCGAATATAGTCTTCGTTGGAAATAGCCTGATTGCAGGTATTCCTGCGGATCTGACTCAGGCGAATTTTCCTGGTGCCGTGAACCGTGGGATCGCGGGAGATATGACGGAACTACTCCTGGACCGCCTCGATACGACCGTACTCAATCTAAAACCTTCCACAGTTATTCTAGAGATCGGCGGAAACGATATCCGAGACGGAAAATGCTTGGACTATATTGAAGGGATCCATAGAAAGTTGATCCAAAAGATCCGGAAAGGGCTTCCGAATACCAAGATCTTGATCCTGGGAATCCCTCCGGTCCTAAGTCGAAATGTGAATTCTATTTCTCCGATCGTAAACGCATGGCTTTTGCGGATCGCAAACGAGAACCAAAACGTTCAGTTCTTGGATATCTGGCCAGAGTTCAGACAAAAAGAGATCCCTTTCATTCGAGAGGAATTGGCTCTTTCTTATAACGGCAAAAAGGACCCGATCCATATCAATAGGGACGCCTATATTATCTGGCTTCGTAAAATGAAATCCATCGTTCGATAA
- the bioD gene encoding dethiobiotin synthase: MSVFVSGTGTDVGKTLFCSLVMAKYAKSLGLKYFKPIQTGSDSDRVKVMNLTGLNESHFLKNYYTFELPASPHLASEMENLTVDTGELSRHLFSIKGEKILVEGAGGVYVPLNRYFFTMDLVEQSKLPLVLVASTELGTINHTLLSIEAIRKRDIRLLGVYFIGPENPLRSDNIRTIIEAAEIGLLGTFLLEERKLSRQEFLDKVVEEFDPDRILPDILFP; encoded by the coding sequence TTGTCCGTATTCGTTTCAGGGACCGGTACTGATGTAGGTAAGACCTTATTTTGTTCTTTGGTCATGGCCAAGTATGCAAAATCCCTAGGCTTGAAATATTTCAAACCCATCCAGACCGGGTCCGATTCGGATCGTGTCAAGGTTATGAATTTAACCGGTCTGAACGAATCTCATTTTCTAAAGAATTATTATACATTCGAACTTCCTGCTTCTCCTCATCTGGCATCCGAAATGGAAAACCTGACTGTGGACACGGGTGAATTGTCCAGGCATCTATTCAGCATCAAGGGAGAGAAGATCCTGGTAGAAGGAGCAGGAGGAGTCTATGTGCCTCTCAATCGCTACTTCTTCACAATGGATCTCGTGGAACAATCCAAGCTTCCGCTGGTACTTGTGGCTTCCACAGAATTAGGCACAATCAATCATACCTTATTGTCGATCGAAGCGATCCGAAAGAGGGATATTCGCTTGCTCGGAGTTTATTTCATCGGACCCGAAAATCCTTTACGTTCGGATAATATTCGTACCATCATAGAAGCCGCCGAGATCGGGCTACTTGGGACCTTTCTCTTGGAAGAAAGAAAGTTGTCTAGACAGGAATTCTTAGATAAGGTTGTAGAAGAGTTCGATCCAGACAGAATTCTACCGGATATTCTTTTCCCTTGA
- a CDS encoding aminotransferase class I/II-fold pyridoxal phosphate-dependent enzyme, producing the protein MDPPSGLDLCSNDYLGLSQNLKLQEALKEGIDLYGAGSTASRLVRGHRTVFEELESEFSNWVHSESSLFLANGYAANVGTISCVADPSYMIFCDRKNHASLMDGVRLSGGKKIYYRHCDMEHLEDLLKKYSGHANKMIVTESIFSMDGDASDLPALLSLKEKYGCLLYLDEAHSIGVFGEKGAGLSSAQVPSEISNIDFRMSSFGKALGLEGAMVSTSADARKYLLHSARTFVFSTAPMPAIAHAGLTSVQLVQEMNEERKKVLALAEHLRSSLQAIGKDTGNSSSQIVPILLGSEAHALDLADKLAGEGFQAKAIRPPTVDVSRIRVSINAKVEKNDLDRFIRIIQEN; encoded by the coding sequence CTGGACCCTCCTTCCGGCCTGGACCTTTGTTCCAACGATTACCTGGGCCTATCACAAAATCTTAAATTACAAGAAGCTTTAAAAGAAGGGATCGATCTCTACGGCGCAGGTTCTACTGCAAGTCGTCTGGTCCGAGGACATCGTACTGTTTTCGAAGAACTTGAATCTGAGTTCTCGAATTGGGTTCATTCCGAATCTTCTCTTTTTCTCGCGAATGGGTATGCCGCGAATGTAGGGACGATTTCCTGCGTGGCAGATCCTTCTTATATGATCTTTTGCGATCGGAAGAACCATGCTTCTTTGATGGATGGGGTAAGACTTTCCGGCGGAAAGAAGATCTATTATAGACATTGCGATATGGAGCATCTGGAAGATCTGCTTAAAAAGTATTCCGGTCATGCGAATAAGATGATCGTTACAGAATCTATCTTCAGTATGGATGGGGATGCGAGCGATCTTCCCGCTCTTCTTTCCTTGAAGGAAAAATACGGATGTCTCCTCTATCTGGACGAGGCTCATTCTATAGGAGTTTTCGGGGAGAAGGGAGCGGGACTTTCTTCTGCGCAGGTCCCTTCGGAAATTTCGAATATCGATTTTAGGATGTCTTCTTTTGGAAAGGCATTGGGTCTGGAAGGAGCGATGGTCTCTACTTCTGCGGATGCAAGAAAATACTTGCTCCATTCTGCAAGGACCTTCGTATTCTCTACCGCTCCTATGCCTGCGATCGCTCATGCTGGACTGACCTCCGTGCAACTCGTACAAGAAATGAATGAGGAAAGAAAGAAGGTCCTAGCTCTTGCTGAGCATCTGCGTTCTTCTCTGCAAGCGATCGGAAAGGATACAGGCAATTCTTCTTCTCAGATCGTTCCTATATTACTTGGTTCGGAAGCACATGCCTTGGATCTGGCTGATAAATTAGCTGGAGAAGGTTTCCAGGCCAAGGCGATACGTCCGCCTACGGTGGATGTATCTAGGATCCGGGTCTCGATCAACGCCAAGGTCGAGAAAAATGACTTGGATCGGTTCATCCGCATTATTCAGGAGAATTAA
- the bioA gene encoding adenosylmethionine--8-amino-7-oxononanoate transaminase has translation MIWHPYTVQLDSDPPLKIVSAKEEFLYDENGKEYIDAISSWWVSIHGHNHPQMVAAVQEQAQILDHVLLAGFTHPPALELAHELLEFAGWNFHKVVYSDNGSTALEIMLKIALQFFRNQGLEKKKTFLTFSGSYHGDTIGAMSVGGESVFNRVFQSLLFPTRHFPSPACHECPVGKIPHSCMEDCLDEIEAYLSGHSEEVVAVVLEPLIAGAGGMLFHKPSVLTRLREITKRYGVLLLLDEVFTGFGRTGYNFAFQSAGIQPDMIALAKGLTAGALPLAATLVREEIYREFVSADPLKAFFHGHTMTGYPGGCAAALASLRIFKDENRLRDVKNLESYMEEGWAKLRSEFPDKIKNVRVLGAVGVGELYTGKEEPGYINTFAREFRRLCLDKGVVLRPLGNVIYITPPYNISKASLQKVFMAIREALAYYKVPN, from the coding sequence TTGATTTGGCATCCTTATACAGTCCAGCTAGATTCCGACCCTCCTTTAAAGATTGTTTCTGCGAAGGAAGAATTCTTGTACGATGAGAATGGAAAGGAATACATTGATGCGATCTCTTCTTGGTGGGTGAGCATTCACGGTCACAACCATCCTCAGATGGTGGCCGCTGTCCAAGAGCAGGCTCAAATCTTGGACCATGTGCTTCTTGCCGGGTTCACTCATCCCCCCGCTCTGGAGCTAGCGCATGAGCTACTAGAGTTTGCGGGCTGGAATTTCCATAAGGTGGTCTATTCGGATAACGGTTCCACCGCCTTAGAGATCATGCTCAAGATCGCGCTGCAATTCTTTAGGAACCAAGGATTGGAAAAGAAGAAGACATTCTTAACCTTCTCCGGCTCCTACCATGGGGATACCATAGGGGCCATGAGTGTGGGCGGAGAATCCGTTTTCAATCGGGTCTTCCAATCCTTACTGTTCCCGACCCGTCATTTTCCTTCTCCTGCCTGCCATGAATGCCCAGTCGGAAAGATCCCTCATTCTTGCATGGAAGATTGTTTGGATGAAATAGAAGCCTATCTCTCCGGTCATTCCGAAGAGGTCGTAGCCGTGGTCTTGGAGCCTCTCATCGCCGGTGCAGGAGGAATGCTTTTCCACAAGCCGTCTGTACTTACTCGGTTAAGAGAGATCACGAAACGTTATGGGGTGCTTCTTCTTTTGGACGAGGTATTTACCGGTTTCGGGAGAACCGGTTATAATTTTGCATTCCAGTCCGCCGGCATTCAGCCCGATATGATCGCTTTGGCAAAGGGACTAACTGCAGGAGCTCTTCCTCTTGCCGCCACATTAGTGAGAGAAGAGATCTATCGAGAATTTGTATCCGCCGATCCTTTGAAGGCATTCTTTCACGGACATACCATGACAGGTTATCCGGGCGGATGTGCGGCAGCACTTGCATCTTTGCGAATATTCAAGGACGAAAACAGACTGAGAGACGTAAAGAACCTCGAATCCTATATGGAAGAAGGTTGGGCGAAGCTCAGGTCTGAATTTCCGGACAAGATCAAGAACGTAAGAGTGTTAGGTGCCGTAGGAGTAGGGGAACTATACACAGGAAAAGAAGAGCCTGGGTATATTAATACTTTTGCAAGGGAATTCAGAAGACTTTGTTTGGATAAGGGAGTAGTCTTAAGACCGCTTGGGAATGTGATTTATATCACGCCTCCCTATAATATCTCTAAGGCCTCCTTACAGAAAGTTTTCATGGCGATCCGAGAAGCGCTTGCTTACTACAAAGTCCCGAATTAA
- the thrB gene encoding homoserine kinase gives MNGPKYKFQIKVPGTSANLGPGFDLLGMAFQIYNEFTFEFGKTNQFQRKIKGREEGESPFTDDEDLVLQSYREYFSQFVSGQVQAHVEPTPYSVVMDLDLPLKGGLGSSASAVVAGFCAARFAQEKYFPDTKLPSESEFLYRLALLEGHPDNTTPAYLGGFVFSYFAEERLYYFKRKFPKNIHCFFLIPELEIATNHSRKCLPDTYSTADVIFNMSRMATWWEFLDSGKPGLLERALEDRIHTPYRMNEEFPLLPLVREIKDLSIGVSLSGSGPTVVAYVRRKDSKRLERKLLELTNSFSKEKGIKCKLIRLGTDTVGARISSRKIS, from the coding sequence TCAGATCTATAATGAATTCACATTCGAATTCGGAAAGACTAACCAATTCCAGCGTAAGATCAAAGGTAGAGAAGAAGGGGAATCTCCCTTTACTGACGACGAAGATCTTGTACTACAATCTTACAGAGAATATTTTTCCCAATTCGTAAGTGGCCAGGTCCAAGCACATGTAGAGCCCACTCCTTATTCAGTGGTCATGGACCTGGATCTTCCTTTAAAGGGAGGGCTTGGCTCCAGTGCGAGTGCAGTAGTCGCCGGATTTTGTGCGGCTAGGTTTGCTCAGGAGAAATATTTTCCGGACACGAAACTTCCGAGTGAGTCTGAGTTCTTGTACAGACTTGCACTTTTAGAAGGTCATCCGGACAATACGACTCCTGCCTATTTAGGTGGATTCGTATTCTCCTACTTCGCAGAAGAAAGACTATATTATTTCAAACGCAAATTCCCAAAGAATATCCATTGCTTCTTCTTGATCCCGGAGCTTGAGATCGCGACCAATCATTCCCGTAAATGTTTGCCGGATACATATTCCACAGCGGATGTGATCTTTAATATGAGCCGGATGGCCACCTGGTGGGAATTCTTGGATTCCGGAAAACCAGGTTTACTCGAAAGAGCCTTAGAAGACAGGATCCACACTCCCTACAGGATGAATGAGGAATTTCCGCTTCTTCCTCTAGTGAGAGAGATCAAGGACCTTTCCATCGGAGTCTCTCTTTCCGGAAGCGGACCAACGGTCGTTGCTTATGTTCGAAGGAAGGATTCTAAGAGATTAGAAAGGAAACTCTTGGAATTAACGAATTCCTTTTCTAAGGAGAAGGGGATCAAATGCAAACTGATCCGCTTGGGAACCGACACTGTGGGAGCTAGGATCTCTTCTCGCAAGATTTCCTGA
- a CDS encoding DsbA family protein: protein MSEENPSRFWDRIPWSKIQIALPWVFLVYVLLSIYPIVKFFLPDHYMWIGYRLYTIGDVEKDNPSAYRRYLQENNQQMYRLFSQLASSEILKREAASRGVPVEELTKFGSGYEPSPQEITQAYNQFKDQELKGKSLNEVRSDIVNYLKAVQEDREKQAFYQGLRDKYVTEIKGPELPPPSRIAIEPSENPTLGPNDAKVTIVEFSDFECPYCAMSQTTTNSLRQQYKDKIKWVFRDFPMSFHKNAMFAHVAANCSIPQGKYWQLNSLLFQNGRKLEKQNVIALAKQAGLDMNAFNRCIADEAAIKKEIESDMVAGQKYGVNGTPAFFINGILVEGNMPIQNFTKIIDEELKKN, encoded by the coding sequence ATGTCAGAAGAAAATCCTTCCCGCTTTTGGGACCGCATTCCTTGGTCCAAAATCCAGATCGCTCTTCCTTGGGTCTTTTTGGTATACGTTCTATTATCCATTTATCCGATCGTAAAATTCTTCCTTCCCGACCATTACATGTGGATCGGTTACAGACTCTATACGATCGGCGATGTCGAGAAGGATAACCCTTCCGCTTATCGCAGATACCTGCAGGAAAACAACCAGCAGATGTACAGACTCTTCTCCCAATTGGCTTCTTCGGAGATCCTAAAAAGAGAAGCAGCTTCTAGAGGAGTTCCTGTAGAAGAACTGACCAAATTCGGATCCGGATATGAGCCTAGTCCGCAAGAGATCACTCAAGCGTACAATCAATTCAAGGACCAAGAATTAAAAGGGAAGTCCTTAAACGAGGTCCGCTCCGATATCGTAAATTATCTGAAAGCGGTCCAAGAAGACAGAGAGAAGCAAGCATTCTACCAAGGTCTTCGAGACAAGTACGTAACCGAGATTAAAGGACCGGAACTTCCTCCTCCTTCTCGTATCGCGATCGAGCCGAGCGAGAACCCGACCCTTGGGCCGAACGATGCAAAGGTTACCATCGTGGAATTCTCCGATTTCGAATGTCCATATTGCGCGATGAGTCAGACCACTACCAATTCCTTGAGACAACAATACAAGGATAAGATCAAGTGGGTCTTCCGCGATTTCCCTATGTCCTTCCATAAGAATGCGATGTTTGCGCATGTCGCGGCGAACTGTTCCATTCCTCAGGGAAAATACTGGCAGTTGAATAGCCTTCTCTTCCAAAACGGAAGAAAATTAGAAAAACAGAATGTGATTGCACTTGCTAAACAGGCCGGACTGGACATGAACGCTTTTAATCGTTGCATCGCCGACGAAGCTGCGATCAAAAAAGAGATCGAGTCCGATATGGTTGCCGGACAGAAATACGGTGTGAATGGAACACCCGCTTTCTTCATCAACGGTATCTTAGTGGAAGGCAATATGCCGATCCAAAATTTTACAAAGATCATCGATGAAGAACTGAAGAAGAACTAG
- the serB gene encoding phosphoserine phosphatase SerB, with protein sequence MILFFRPKNDSDPENLSNQLSHQRKQPVLLERRKQVSQEYVCDVWRTDLSLSREELVDLRQELHKSGQIDLIQIPQFLQGRTLFCFDMDSTLIQEEVIDELARFAGVYDEVASVTKEAMEGNLNFIEALRKRCTYLKDLPLSVFDDLYSKIRVNHGVPELLIGLKERNSKTAVFSGGFTDILEKFKSKYGIDEIRANYLDRKDGKLVGTVSGRVVDKNVKRDSLLELGSEFKIPKSNIVAVGDGANDQLMLEEAGLGIGFHAKEGLKSKISNWIDFAPMDVLLYLFD encoded by the coding sequence GTGATCTTATTCTTCAGACCTAAAAACGATTCGGATCCCGAAAATCTATCCAATCAACTTTCCCATCAAAGGAAGCAGCCTGTCCTTTTAGAAAGAAGGAAGCAAGTCTCCCAAGAGTATGTATGCGATGTTTGGAGAACAGATCTCTCTCTTTCTAGAGAGGAGTTGGTCGATCTCAGACAAGAGCTGCATAAATCAGGACAGATAGACCTGATACAGATCCCCCAGTTTCTCCAAGGACGCACTCTATTCTGCTTCGATATGGATTCTACTCTGATCCAAGAGGAAGTCATAGACGAGCTTGCTCGATTCGCAGGAGTCTACGATGAGGTGGCATCCGTCACAAAAGAGGCAATGGAAGGGAATCTGAATTTTATAGAGGCTCTGCGAAAACGTTGCACCTATTTGAAAGATCTCCCTTTGAGCGTTTTCGACGATCTGTATTCCAAGATCAGAGTAAATCATGGAGTGCCCGAATTACTTATAGGCCTAAAGGAAAGGAATTCCAAGACTGCTGTGTTTAGCGGCGGCTTTACGGATATATTAGAGAAATTTAAATCTAAATATGGAATCGATGAGATCCGAGCTAACTATCTGGATCGAAAAGACGGGAAGCTCGTCGGCACTGTTTCCGGAAGAGTGGTCGATAAGAATGTGAAGAGGGATTCTCTTCTGGAATTAGGGTCCGAATTCAAGATCCCAAAATCGAATATTGTTGCAGTCGGTGACGGCGCAAACGATCAGCTTATGTTAGAAGAGGCTGGCCTTGGGATTGGCTTTCACGCAAAAGAGGGACTGAAGTCCAAGATCAGCAATTGGATCGATTTCGCTCCTATGGACGTATTACTTTATTTATTCGATTGA
- a CDS encoding malate dehydrogenase, producing the protein MAKTVKVAVTGAAGQIGYSLLFRIASGQMFGADTPVEIQMLELEAALPAAKGVIMELEDCAFPLLQKVTVSADLDTAFKDINWALLVGSVPRKAGMERSDLLKINGGIFVNQGKAIEKNASSDVRVLVVGNPCNTNCLIAMNNAKGVPTDRWFAMTKLDENRAKSQLAIKGGALVKDVTNVAIWGNHSSTQYPDFYNAKIGGKPATDVVKDHDWLKGDFIKNVQQRGAEIIKARGASSAASAANGVVDTVRQIITPTPTGDWFSVAVTSDGSYGADKGLIFGYPVKSDGNKVEIIKGLELNDFAKEKFNITHDELKAERDEVKGML; encoded by the coding sequence ATGGCAAAAACGGTTAAGGTTGCAGTCACAGGCGCCGCAGGACAAATCGGGTATTCCCTTCTGTTTAGGATCGCTTCCGGGCAAATGTTCGGTGCGGATACCCCTGTCGAGATCCAAATGTTGGAATTAGAAGCCGCATTACCGGCTGCTAAAGGCGTTATTATGGAATTGGAAGACTGCGCTTTTCCACTTTTGCAAAAGGTTACAGTCTCCGCCGACTTAGACACCGCATTCAAAGATATCAACTGGGCGCTCCTAGTAGGTTCCGTTCCTAGAAAAGCAGGAATGGAAAGAAGCGACCTTCTTAAAATCAACGGAGGGATCTTCGTGAACCAAGGAAAGGCGATCGAGAAGAACGCTTCTTCCGACGTAAGGGTCCTGGTTGTAGGAAACCCATGCAATACAAATTGCCTCATCGCAATGAATAACGCGAAAGGAGTTCCTACGGATCGTTGGTTTGCGATGACTAAACTAGATGAGAACCGTGCTAAATCCCAATTAGCGATCAAAGGCGGTGCTTTGGTGAAAGATGTAACCAATGTTGCCATCTGGGGAAACCATTCTTCTACTCAATATCCTGACTTCTATAACGCTAAGATCGGCGGAAAACCTGCAACCGATGTGGTCAAAGACCATGATTGGTTGAAAGGGGATTTCATTAAGAACGTTCAGCAAAGAGGAGCGGAGATCATCAAGGCGAGAGGAGCTTCTTCTGCTGCGTCCGCTGCAAACGGTGTAGTGGATACTGTTCGTCAGATCATTACTCCTACTCCTACTGGAGACTGGTTCAGCGTTGCGGTGACTTCCGACGGTTCTTATGGTGCGGACAAGGGACTCATCTTCGGATACCCAGTCAAATCCGACGGAAACAAGGTAGAGATCATCAAAGGTCTGGAATTGAACGACTTTGCAAAAGAGAAGTTCAATATCACTCACGACGAACTGAAAGCAGAAAGGGACGAAGTCAAAGGGATGCTCTAA
- the bioB gene encoding biotin synthase BioB, with the protein MKSTLETPISSEEKSLSEVPSVITREEAYAILSGETPLTTALDMAYKVREKYFGKTVRIHVLDNIKNGHCPEDCGYCAQRKNASSGIQEYSIKSPEEIFEDAVQAKENGAYRFCMVTAGTGPNAPTTEKLALTIEKISKELGLKVCLSAGLLDQEKAERLRAAGLDRYNHNLNTSKAHYPEICDTHTYEQRVETITHLMKAGVGMCSGVIVGMGESLHDLVDVIFEIKNLRVISIPVNFFLPIAGHAIKNPQALSPEFCLRTLIAFRLVNPDSEVRIAAGREGHLRGLQGMALYAANSLFASGYLNVKGSDAAETIRTILDAGFYPEFSSGLGEEIDWESALGKDHPYAPENFPGLYKYKKSKN; encoded by the coding sequence ATGAAATCGACTCTCGAAACCCCGATCTCCTCGGAAGAGAAAAGCCTATCCGAGGTTCCTAGCGTAATCACTAGAGAAGAAGCGTATGCTATCCTAAGCGGAGAGACTCCTCTGACTACGGCTCTGGATATGGCGTACAAGGTTCGGGAAAAATACTTCGGTAAAACGGTTCGAATTCACGTATTAGATAATATTAAGAATGGGCATTGCCCAGAAGACTGCGGATACTGTGCACAAAGAAAGAATGCAAGCTCAGGTATCCAAGAATACTCCATAAAAAGCCCGGAAGAGATCTTCGAGGATGCTGTACAGGCAAAAGAAAATGGAGCCTATCGTTTCTGTATGGTGACTGCAGGGACCGGACCGAACGCTCCTACGACTGAAAAGCTCGCACTGACTATCGAAAAGATCAGCAAGGAATTAGGACTGAAAGTATGCCTTTCTGCCGGACTTTTGGACCAAGAAAAGGCGGAGCGTTTAAGGGCTGCGGGTCTGGACCGATACAATCATAACCTAAACACTTCCAAGGCACATTATCCGGAGATCTGCGATACTCATACTTACGAACAAAGGGTGGAGACCATTACCCACTTGATGAAAGCAGGAGTGGGAATGTGTTCCGGAGTGATCGTAGGAATGGGAGAATCCCTTCACGATCTAGTCGATGTAATTTTTGAGATCAAGAATCTGAGAGTGATCTCCATTCCGGTCAATTTCTTCCTGCCTATCGCTGGGCATGCAATCAAAAATCCTCAAGCCTTAAGCCCCGAATTTTGTTTAAGAACCCTGATCGCATTCCGTCTGGTGAATCCTGATTCTGAAGTAAGGATCGCTGCAGGGAGAGAGGGCCATTTGAGAGGGCTACAAGGCATGGCATTGTATGCCGCCAATTCCTTGTTTGCGAGCGGATACTTGAACGTGAAAGGTTCGGATGCTGCGGAAACAATTCGAACTATATTGGATGCAGGATTCTATCCTGAATTTTCTTCCGGACTGGGAGAGGAAATCGATTGGGAATCTGCCCTGGGAAAAGATCATCCCTATGCTCCCGAGAATTTTCCAGGCCTCTATAAATATAAAAAATCTAAGAATTAG